From Salvelinus namaycush isolate Seneca chromosome 27, SaNama_1.0, whole genome shotgun sequence, the proteins below share one genomic window:
- the LOC120022471 gene encoding oxidoreductase NAD-binding domain-containing protein 1-like, producing MEKVGGFSVCSSPGLLQKEGVIELAVKYTQHPPAHWIHTKCTMDSHVAMRVGGNFFFDPLPSDPSVDLLLVAGGVGINPLYSILLHAADLLRQNPTNAGRCYHIGSTHLCYSAKNTQELLFKKSIINVCKEFPEKFSCDFHITAQTADIDQELQPYMNRGRLSEGGLRRHVDPITTLCYLCGPPPMIESMVETLLSLGLSQERILFEKWW from the exons ATGGAGAAGGTAGGAGGATTCTCTGTGTGTTCCAGTCCAGGTCTGCTGCAGAAAGAGGGTGTCATCGAGCTGGCTGTCAAATACACACAACATCCCCCTGCACACTGGATACACACCAAG TGCACCATGGACTCCCATGTAGCGATGCGTGTGGGTGGTAACTTTTTCTTTGACCCCCTGCCCTCTGACCCCTCTGTCGACCTGTTGTTGGTGGCTGGGGGCGTGGGCATTAACCCTCTATACTCCATCCTGCTCCATGCCGCTGACCTGCTACGACAGAACCCCACTAACGCAGGGAGGTGCTACCACATAGGCTCCACCCACCTCTGCTACAGTGCCAAGAACACACAGGAGCTGCtcttcaag AAAAGCATCATAAATGTGTGTAAGGAATTCCCAGAGAAATTCTCCTGTGACTTCCACATCACCGCACAGACCGCAGACATCGACCAGGAACTCCAACCGTACATGAACC GTGGGAGGCTGTCAGAGGGGGGGTTGCGTCGCCACGTCGACCCTATCACCACTCTGTGTTACCTGTGTGGCCCTCCACCCATGATAGAGAGCATGGTCGAGACCCTACTCAGCCTAGGCCTATCCCAGGAAAGGATACTGTTTGAGAAGTGGTGGTAG